TGCCCGGCCTGTCGTGTGAGGGCCGGACGGCGGCCGGGGAGACGTTCCCCACCTGCTTCGACCCCGGCACCGGCTGGGTGCTGGGCACCGCGCTGCGCGTGCAGGACGACACGCAGGCCCTCGCCGTGCGCACGGGGTTCCTGGTGCGCGCGGACCGTTCGAGCGGCAGCAAGGCGGACTCGCTGTGGTTCGACTCGCACCGGCTGCTCATGACGGAGGCCTGGGGCGGCGAGCAGCCTGGGCTGACCTTCACCGCCTACGAGGGCCTGCTGCGCAGACACGTGGAGGAAGGCGCCATCCTCGTCTCCATCGGGCGGCCCCGGCGCATCCCCTTCCCGTTCGACGTGGCGCTCGCCGCGCGCGCGGCGCACCTGGAGCGGCGCACCTGGGAGGGCGCGGGCTGGACGTTGGAGACGGGCCGCGTGGGGCTGCTGTTGGATCCGCTTCGCACGAACACCGAATGGGGCTGGCTGGCCGTGGGCCCCGCCGCGAGTCATGCCCTGCGCCATGCGCCGGACGGCACCCGGAACGAGGTGTCCCCCTTCACGTCCCTGCTGCTCGACGCGGGCTGGGAGACGCGGGATGGACGGTGGGCGTTGCGCGCGACGGGGCTCGCGGGCTGGAGCTTCGAATTCGACGGGGGCGCGCACTTCCGGGCGCGCGGCGAGGTCGCGCTGGAGCACGTGCTCCTCGCGGTCAACGACGCGCCGGTGTTCGTACGGCTCGCCGCCACGGGCGTGAAGAACGACGCGGGGCTCTTCCGGCGTGACGAAGGGCTGCTGGGCGTGGGGCTCGCGGTGCGCCCGTTCGGCCAGCGCTGAAGCGGCGCTCCCTCGCGCTGCTCCAGCGTCCGGCTATGGCCCCGACGGTTCGAGCGCGGCCTTCAAGGCGCCCTCGGCCGCGCGCAGCCGCGCATCCCGTGGGTCCACGCGGCGGGCCTCCTCCAGCCGCAGCAGGGCCCCGGCGGTGTCCCCCCGCGCCAGCGCGCAGCGCACGCCCGCCTCCAGCGCGCCCGTGTCGGACGGCCCGTACACCCGCGCCTCCGCCGCCGCGTGACAGCCCTCCTCCACCTGCCCGGACTCGAAGTACGCGCGGGCCAGCTCCACGCGGGTGTCCACCTGCGTCGGCGCCAGCCGCACCGCCGACGCCAGGGGCTCCACCGCGTCCGCCGCCAGCCCCCACCTGCGCAGCGAATGCCCCAGCTCGCGCAGCGGCCCCGCGACCCCTGGCACCAGCAGCGCCCGGGCGCGGGCGATCCGCAGGCTCGCGGGCTCCTCGAAGCGCACGTCCGCCGTCATCCGCTCCACCACCCGCGCATAGGCCGGATAGGCCTGCGGCCAGGTGAAGACGAGCCGGTACACCCACTCCCCGCGTGGCACGAACCACGCCACCAGGTGCGTCCGCCGGCCCGCCCCGTCCAGCTCCGCGCGGATCCGCTGCGCGGGCCGTCCGCCCAGCGACGCGGGCTCCACGGCGCCCACCGACACCGTGCGCCCCTCGGGCCCCGCCCTGCCGGGCACCAGCGATTCGTCCAGGAAGTGCCGGGCCTGCGCGGAGCCGTCCCCCGGCTCACCCGCCTCGATGGCCTCCGCCGTGAGCGTGGCCCGCCCCAGGCCCGTCAGGCCGTTGGAGAAGGCACGCCGGCCCTGGCCATCCTCCTCGCGGCGCCACCCGTCCGGCAGCGCCACCGCCACCCCGAAGCCGTCGTCGCGCTCCACCCGCCACCCCGACCGCTCCGTCACCACCACCGCCGCGCCCAGCACCGCGAGCCCCACCAGCGACACCGCCCGCGACAGCCCCGGCCCCCACGCCCGCGACCGCGGGAGGACCCCCATGAGCAGCCCCGCCATCAGCCCCCCCAGGTGCCCGGCGTTGTCCACGCCCACGCTCGTCCACCCGAGCCACAGGAAGACGAGCACCGTGGGCAGCGCGTTCTCCCCGGAGAACCACCGGAAGCGCGCCCCCGGGCCGTTCCGGGCGCGCCGCCCCAGCACCAGCAGCGCCCCCACGCAGCCGAACACCCACCCGGACGCGCCCACGCTCACCGCAGGCGACCACCAGAGCGAGCCCGTCATCGTCGCCAGCCCCGACACGACCAGCAGTGCGACGTAGTCCCACCACCGGCACGCCCGCTCCACCGCCGTGCCCACCCCCGCGAACACCAGCAGGTTGAGGCCCAGGTGCAGCGCGTCCCGGTGCAGGAGGTTGGCGGACAGCAGGCGCCAGCCCTGCCCCGCGTCCGTCACCAGGGGGCCCGACTTGGCTCCCCAGCGGAGCAGCGCGTCCACCCCGGGCGGCCCGCCGGACGCCAGCGTTGCGTACAGAATGGCCTGCGCCGCGATCAGCGCTATCGTGAGCCCCGGTAGCCTGCGCTCCCCACCCTTTCCGGCCAATCGACCGATGGACAACAGTGCCCCCCTGACCCTGGGATGGGCGAAAAACCCTGTTGTTCTCGGGGGATACATGGCTTGTCTCGGCAAAGGGCATTCTGCTATAGCTGTACTCGGACCGGACCCGTGCTGAAGCTCATCATCGAAGACGACGAGGGGCGCAAGACCGTTGTTCCCTTCGTGCGCGACGAAATCACCATTGGCCGTCAGGAGGGCAACACGATCCGCCTGACCGAGCGGAACGTGTCACGTCGACACGCCCGGCTGGTGCGCCTCAATGGACACGTCGTGCTCGAAGACCTGGGGAGCTACAACGGCACCCGGATCAACGGTGAACGCGTCGCAGGCCAGCTCCCTCTCAAGGAGGGCGACCTCATCCAGATCGGCGACTACGATCTGGCCTTGCAGGTCGAGGGCGCGGCCAACGCGGCCGCCCCCACTGGCGCCATCACCGCCAAGGTGCCCGCCTCCCGCCGGCCAGAGCCGGAGGAGGAGGACGACCGCGGCGGCCCCGCCCCCCGCGACACCATGGTGGACGGCGAGGACGAGGCGGAGGACCCCGACGAGGAGGACGGCGACGAGCCGGGCCACACGCCGGTGTCCGCGGAGGCGCGCCGCAACGCCACGTCCATCATCCGCATGGACCAGATGGAGGCGGACCGGCCCCGGCGCGTGGAGCGCGTGCCGGAGGACGAGCAGCCCCGGCTGCTGGTGCTCGCCCCCGCCGAGTTCAAGGGCCAGGAGTACGACTGCAACCGCACGGAGCTGCGGATCGGCCGCACGTCGGAGAACGACGTGGCGCTGGACCACCGCTCGCTGTCCCGCACGCACGCGAAGATCGTGCGCGAGGAGACCGGCGAGTGGCGCGTCATCGACATGCAGTCGGCCAACGGGCTGACGGTCAACGGTGAGAGCTACGCCCAGGCGACGCTCGCCCACGGCGACGTCATCGAGATGGGCCACGTGAAGCTGCGCTTCGTGGGGCCGGGCTCGCTGGCGGACGACATCGCCGCGCAGGAGCGCGGCGGGTCCAAGAAGATGTGGGTGGCAGCGGTCATCGCGTTCCTGTCCATCGGCGCGGGCGCGGCGCTCTTCGTGGTGAAGGGCCAGGACCTGCTGCCCAAGCCGCCGGACGCACCTCCGCCCGTGGTGGCCGCGGATCCGCAGCCGCCCACGGAGACGCCGCCCACGACAAAGCCTCCGGAGACCGTGGCCGCGAATCCGCCCGCGACGCCGGAGAAGGCACCGGAGCCTCCCGCCGTCGACACGAAGGTGCTGGAAGACGACTTCAACACCGCGCTCGCGGCCGCGGAGTTCGACAAGGCCCGCACGGCGCTGACCTCGCTGCAGCAGGCGAAGGGCTACCCGGCCAGCAAGACGACGAGTCTCCAGAAGCGGCTGGACTCCGAGGACAAGGCCAGGCAGCAACTCGACACGGCAGAGGCGGCGCTCCAGAACACCCAGGCCACCGAGGCAGCCACCGCCCTCAAGGGCTTCTCTTCGAAGATCGACTCCTTCAACAGCCGCTACGAGACGCTGAAGAAGCAGGTCGACGAGGCCCAGCGCGCGGCGGCAGTGGAAGCGCCGGGCAAGACGGTCCAGGCCAAGTCCGAGTACATGAAGGGCAAGACGGCCGCCGACGTCGAGCGGGACAAGGTCGAGATCCAGAAAGAGGTAAACCGCCTCAACAAGGAATCCGCCACGCGCGGCGCGCTGGAAATCGCCGAGGACTGCGCGCGGATCGCTCCGAAGGTCCCCGAATGTCACCTGATGCTGGGAGTGCTCTACGCGAAGCTCGGTGACACGGCCAAGAGTGAGCAGCACTACGAGAAGTTCCTCACGCTCTGCCCGCCGGATCATAAGCACCGGGCCCGCGTGGTGGAGATCTTGAGCAACCGCAGCACGAAGGGTGATGGCACCGCGGCGGTGCCGCAAGCGCCCAATCCCCCCGCCTCGAGCAATGGCGAGTAGTCCCCCCCGCAGCACTTCCCTCAACCCTGCAGCGAGGAGACGCTGTGCAGATTCGCATCCTGGTAGTTGATGACGAGCAGGACAACTGCGACTACCTCAAGCTGGTGCTGACCCGTGAAGGCTACGAGGTCGTCACCACCACGGACCCCACGCAGACGGTGGACATCCTCCGGGGCTCCGACTTCCACCTCGTCATCCTCGACATGATGATGCCGCAGATGTCTGGCACCGAAGTGCTGGAGCTGATCCGCAAGTACGACACGGACATCGCGGTCATCGTCGCCACGGCCTACCCCACCGTGGACACGGCCGTCGCGTCGCTCAAGGCGCAGGCGTCCGACTACGTGAAGAAGCCCATGGAGCCGGAGCAGTTCACGGCCGCCGTGCGCAACGCGCTGCAGAAGAAGGGCCTGTCCCAGGACCCGGAAGCAGACCTGCACCGCGCTATCGGCCGCACCATCCGCGACGCGCGCAAGACGCAGGAGCTCACGCTCAAGCAGCTGGCCCGCCGCACGGGCCTGTCCGTGTCCCTGCTGTCCCAGATTGAACGCGCGGAGTCCTCGGCGTCCATCTCGTCCCTCTACAAGATCGCCTCCGCGCTCCAGCTGCGGATGGGCGAGCTGTTCGGCGACACCTAGCGGCCGTTGAACCGGGGCGCGCGCTTCTCCAGGAAGGCCGCGCGCCCCTCCTTCGCGTCCTCGCTGCCAAAGGCCTCGCCGCGCACCTGACGCAGGTGCGCGACGTCCTCCGGGGACAACCCGGAGCGCGCCAGCAGCCCGAACGCCTCCTTCATCCCCGACACCGCCTTCGGCGCCCCCGCGGCCAGCGTCGCGCACAGCGCCAGCGCGCGCGCTTCCGCGTCCTCGGGGCACTCGTCCAAGAGCCCCCACGCGAGCGCCTCCGCCGCCGGCAGCCGCCGCGCGGTGAGGAACAGCTGCTTGGCGCGCGAAAGCCCGACGAGCCGCACCGCCCGCGCCAGCCCCTCCGGCGAGTACACGATGCCCAGCCGGGCCGGAGGCATGAGGAAGAACGCGTCGCCCGCGCCCACGCGGAAGTCGCACGAGGCCGCCAGGTCGAAGCCCGCGCCCACCGCGCCGCCCTGCACCAGCGCCACCGACGGCGCAGGGTGCCGCTCCAGCTTCAGCAGGCACGCCACCAGCGGGTCATCCGGCAGCCGCCCGTCCGCGCCCGGGGGCCCCAGGTGCGTCAAATCATAGCCCGCGCAGAAGTGCCCGCCCTGGCCGCGCACCAGCAGCGCGCGCACGTGGCCGGCGGGCTCCAGCGCCGCGTCCAGCCGGGCCAGCAACGCGTCATTCAGCGCGTTGCGCCGCGACGGGTTGGAGACGGTGAGCACCCGGACACCGCCCTCGCGATCCTCCACCTCCAGCGTGGGCTCCATCCCTGGCGTCGCTCCCCGTCCCCTTCGTGAAGCCCGTGACTACCCGAGCACCACGAGGACGTCGCCCTCGTTGACCGCCTGCGCTTCCTTGCAGCGGATCTCCTTCACCGTGCCGCCCTCCTCGGCCTCCACGGGCATCTCCATCTTCATGGACTCGAGGATGACCAGCGTGGTGCCGGACTCCACCGTGTCGCCCACCTTCACTTCAATCTTCCACACCGTGCCCGTGATGTGCGCCGCAACGTCCGCCATGAACCGTCCCTCCTCGGGTGGGATACTTAAGGCTTCGCGTGAGAATCCAGGAAGTGCGTGTCCAGCTCACCGGCGCTGAAGGCAGGGTCCTTCAGGATGCGCAGGTGGAGCGGGATGTTCGTCTTGATGCCTTCGATGCGGAAGGACTCCAGCGCCTTCACCGCGCGGGCAATGGCCTCGTCGCGCGTGGCGCCGCTGATGATGAGCTTCGCAATCATGGGGTCGTAGTTCGGCGTCACCACGTCCCCTTCCGCGTAGCCAGAGTCCAGGCGCACGCCCTCGCCCGTGGGCGGCTGGAAGACCTTCAGCGGGCCGGGGGACGGGAAGTACTTCACCGGGTCCTCCGCGTAGATGCGGAACTCCAGCGCCGCGCCTTTGCGCTTCACGTCCTCCTGCTTCACCGTCAGCTTCTCACCGGAGGCGATGCGCAGCTGCCAGCCGATGAGGTCCAGCCCCGTGGTCAGCTCCGTCACCGGGTGCTCCACCTGGAGCCGGGCATTCATCTCGATGAAGTACACCTGCCCGTCCGAGTACAGGAACTCCACCGTGCCCGCGTTCGCGTAGCCGAACGTCTTCGCCGCCGTGACGGCCGCCGTGAAGAGCGTGTCCGCCAGCGCCGCGTTGCGTCCATTGGCGAACAGCACCGACGGGGCCTCCTCCACCACCTTCTGGTGCCGGCGCTGGATGGAGCACTCGCGCTCCAGGCCGTGGATGAGGTGGCCGTGGGTGTCGCCCAAAATCTGCACTTCGATGTGGCGGGGCGCCGGGAAGTAGCGCTCCAGGTACACGCCCTCGCGGCCGAAGGCGGCCTTCGCCCGGTCCGTGCACTGGCGGTAGACCTTCTCCAGCTCCGCGGGGTCCTTCGCCGCCGCCATGCCGATGCCGCCACCGCCGCTGGCGGCCTTGCACAGCACCGGGTAGCCGATGCGCTCCGCGGCCTCCAGGGCGCTCTGCACGTCCGGCAGGACGCCGTCGCTGCCCGGCACCACCGGCACGCCCGCGGCGGACACCAGCTTGCGCGCCTGGCTCTTGTCCTTCATCCGGGCCATGGCCTCCGGCGGCGGGCCCACGAAGACCAGGCCCGCGTCCGCGCACGCCTGCGCGAACTCGCCGTTCTCCGACAGGAAGCCGTACCCGGGGTGCACCGCCTGCGCGCCCGTCTTCTTCGCCGCCTCCAGGATGGCGGGGATGCTCAGGTAGCTGTCCTTCGCGGGCGCGGGGCCGATGCGCACGGCCTCGTCCGCCTCCTTCACGAAGGGGAGGTTCACGTCCGCGTCCGAGTACACCGCCACCGTCTTCACGCCCATGCCCCGGGCCACGGCCCCGATGCGACGCGCGATTTCACCCCGGTTGGCGATGAGCAGCTTCTGGAACATGGCAGGCACCCTGGCGTTGCGAAGGGCGGCCAAACTAACCCCCACCCCCTTGACTGACAAGCGTTCGGGCAGGTGCGCAACAGGTCCGTACAGTCCCGTAAATTTGCGGACTTGCGAACCCCTGGCGTACCTTGCCCGACGTGAAGCCTCCCTCGACAGGAACGCACAGCGTCGTGGACCTGCATGGTGCCCGCCGCGCCCGCCGTCTGGACTTGTACCGGAACCGGCTCAACCAGCGGCAGCAGGACACCCGCGCCAATCTGGTGACGCTCTACGAGGGCGGCACCCTCTTCACGCCCGACGGCACGAAGCAGGGCCGCTCGCTGCTCAAGGCCCTGCAGCTCCTGCAGCGGGCCGGCACCCGCCTGGAGGAGCTGTCCGGTGAGGGGCTGCTGCCCGCCCCCAGCGTGTCGGAGCGCATCGACGCGCTCTACGACGAGGTGGACGGACTGTTCACCAAGTGCGACCGCCTCACCGGCAGGGGCACGGCGAGCGTGGCCCGCCTCCCCCGCGGCTAGCGTCCCGGCTGCCTGATTACGGCAGCTCCGTCTGGCCCTGGCGGCGCAGGAACGTGGGGATGTCGAACTGATCCTCGTCCAGGGGCAGCGCCGCGTCCTTCACCACGGCCGTGCGCGCGCTCTGCATGGACGACTTGGGCGTCTCCACGGTGGACATGGTCGGACGCGGCGTGCTCTTCGCGGGCACCAGGCTGGCCACCTCCTCGCGCGGCGAGGACAGGGCCAGGGGCGGCGTGGAGGGACGGCCCACCAGCGGCACCTGGACCACCTGCGCCATGGGGCGCGCCTTGGGCGCGTCCCGGTGCACGAAGCCCGTGGCGATGATGGTGATCTTCACCTCGTCCTGGATCTGCTCGTCGATGAGCGACCCGAAGATGATCTCCGCCTCGCCGTCCGCCGCGTCGTGCACCAGCGTCAGCGCCTCGTTGACCTCCTGCAGGGTCATGTCGCGGCCGCCGGTGATGTTGATGAGCAGGCCCGTGGCGCCGTCGATGGAGACGTCCTCCAGCAGCGGGCTGGAGATGGCCTGCTGCATGGCGGTGATGGCGCGGCGGTCGCCGCAGGCGTGGCCCGTGCCCATGAGCGCCAGGCCCTTGTCGCTCATGATGGTCTTCACGTCCGCGAAGTCCACGTTGATGTAGCCGTGGTACTGGATGAGGTCGCTGATGCCCTGCACGGCGTTGAGCAGGACTTCATCCGCGCGCTTGAAGGTCTCCAAGAGCGGCATGGGCTCGTTGGAGAGCGACAGCAGGCGCTGGTTGGGGATGGTGATGAGCGTGTCCACCGCGGCCTTGAGCTCCACGATGCCCTGCTCGGCCTGCTTGCGGCGCTTGTTGCCTTCGAAGAGGAACGGCTTGGTGACGACGCCCACCGTGAGGCAGCCCAGGCTCTTGGCGATGTCCGCGATGATGGGCGCGGCGCCCGTGCCGGTGCCACCGCCCATGCCCGCGGTGACGAAGACCATGTCGGCGCCTTCCAGCACCGCGGCGATCTGATCGCGCGACTCCAGGGCGGCCTCGCGGCCCATCTCCGGGTTGGCGCCCGCGCCCAGGCCCTTGGTGAGCGCCTGGCCCAGCTGCAGCCGGGTGGGCGCCTTGCTCGCGGCGAGCGCCTGGACATCGGTGTTGGCGGCGATGAAGTCGACGCGGTCGAGCTTCGACAGAATCATCGTGTTGACCGCGTTGCAGCCCGCCCCGCCCGCGCCCACGACACGAATCTTCGCGGCCTGCTTGTTCTGCTCGAACTGGTCCATGTCGTCCTCGTGGCGGAAGCACCGCGGCGCCGTCCGCGGAAACACCCACCGTCGACAATCATCAGGAAGTCGGGCGCTTTGGCAAGTATTCCGCTACCAGCCTGTAGCGCCCTGCTGCGCGCCCGAGTCCTGACGCCCACTTACGCGTGTGGCATCAGCGGGCATGCGGACATCGCGCGCGTGCAAACACCCTCTTGACTCGCGTCCGGTGACTCGCCGTGGCCAGTCGTCCACGCCCTTCGCGCACGCATGACGTGACAGGACGGGGCTCGGATGACGAAAAGGCCCGGCTCCCTCGGGGGAACCGGGCCTTCCGTTTTTCATTCCTGCGAGCGCGAGCTACGGGGCGGGCTTCTCCACTTCCACCTTGCCCATCCGCGCGATGTTGAATTCCACGCGGCGGTTGTTCTCCCGGCCTGCGGCCGTCTTGTTGGTGTCCACGGGCTTCGTCTCACCGTAGCCCTCGGACTCCAGGCGCTCGCTCGCGATGCCCTCGTTGACGAGGAACGTCTTCACGCTGGCGGCGCGGCGCTTGGACAGGTCCAGGTTGGCGACGTCGCTGCCCTGGCTGTCCGTGTGGCCCTCGATGCGCAGCAGTTCCACCTGCGGGTTGGCGCGCAGCACGGCCGCCACCTGCTTCAGGATGGGGAACGAGCGCGGCAGGATGACGTCCTTGTTCGTGGCGAAGTAGACCTTCTCCAGGATGAGGATGCGCTCGCCCTCGACGAGCACCTTGACCTTGCCCTTGTCCGGGCAGCCGTCCTCGTCCTCCACGCCGTTGATGGTCTCCGGCTCCAGCGGGCACTTGTCCGCCGTGTCCGGGATGCCGTCCTTGTCGTTGTCCGGGTCGGGGCAGCCGTCCTCGTCCTGGAAGCCGTCCTTGTCCTCGGGCGCGTTGGGGCACTTGTCGTCCGGGTCCATCAGGCCGTCGCCGTCGGAGTCCACCGGCGCGGGCGGAGGCGGCGCGGGCTTCGTGTCCGGGCAGCCGTCGGCGTCCTCGAAGTCGTTCACCGTCTCCGGCTCGTTGGGGCACTTGTCCGCCGTGTCCACGATGCCGTCGCCGTCGTTGTCCGGGTCCGCGCAGCCGTCCTGGTCCTGGAAGCCGTCGAAGTCCTCGGGGCCCTCCGGGCACACCGGCCGGGGCTGCGCCGGGGCGCGCTCCGGGGTGCTGTAGCCCACGGACGCGAGCACGCGGAAGGTGGGCGTGCCGTAGCCGTGCGTGAGGCCCGGGCCCGCGCCCACCTGCGCGGACAGACCGGTGAGGCCGCGGTACTTCAGGGCCGCGAGCAGCTCCAGCGGACGCTCCTCCGCGTCCTGCTGCTTGAAGCCCATCGCGCCCACCAGCGAGGCCTGGACGGCCAGCGGCAGGTCACCGAGCGGCGCCTCCGCGCCCACCCCGTACGCCAGCGCGCTGCCGACGTTCAGGTTGCGCAGCTGCTCCGCCTTGCGGATGTCCACGCCCACGTTGGCGAGCACGCGGAAGCGCCGGCCGTACTCCGCCACCACGCGCGGGTTGACGGACACGCCCGACCCGCCGAGGAAGTCCGAGGCGCCGCCGGTGGGCAGCGACACGGGCACCACCACGGACAGGCCGTAGTTGTCACCGTCCAGGAGCCGCGCCTTCGGGATGAGGCGCAGGTCGCCGATGCCGCCCCCGCTCACCCCGTTGGCGAACGACGCGTCCACGCCCGGCGAGTTCTCCGAGCTCTGGAGCGTGATGGGCAGCACGACGCCGATCTCGAACCGGTCGTAGAGGCCGACGGCGCCCATCAGGTCGAAGCCCACCTGACTCTTCACCACGGAGGTGATGTACGTGTCCGAGCGGGGGTCGAAGAAGTTGAGCGGCTTGTCGGCGTAGTTGACCGACAGCCCCACGTTCCACCCCAGGTGCCGCTGCACCTTCGCGCCGTGCACCGCGAGAACATCCGCGACGCCCGGGCCCGGCTTGTACTGCTGCACGTCAATGGCCTGCGACACAGCCGTGGCCTGCGCGTGGGCGGAGGTGCCCGCGAACAGGGCCGTGACGAACACGGCCAGCGCCCCACCCGCGCGCGCCAGG
This genomic stretch from Corallococcus caeni harbors:
- a CDS encoding rhomboid family intramembrane serine protease, which translates into the protein MSIGRLAGKGGERRLPGLTIALIAAQAILYATLASGGPPGVDALLRWGAKSGPLVTDAGQGWRLLSANLLHRDALHLGLNLLVFAGVGTAVERACRWWDYVALLVVSGLATMTGSLWWSPAVSVGASGWVFGCVGALLVLGRRARNGPGARFRWFSGENALPTVLVFLWLGWTSVGVDNAGHLGGLMAGLLMGVLPRSRAWGPGLSRAVSLVGLAVLGAAVVVTERSGWRVERDDGFGVAVALPDGWRREEDGQGRRAFSNGLTGLGRATLTAEAIEAGEPGDGSAQARHFLDESLVPGRAGPEGRTVSVGAVEPASLGGRPAQRIRAELDGAGRRTHLVAWFVPRGEWVYRLVFTWPQAYPAYARVVERMTADVRFEEPASLRIARARALLVPGVAGPLRELGHSLRRWGLAADAVEPLASAVRLAPTQVDTRVELARAYFESGQVEEGCHAAAEARVYGPSDTGALEAGVRCALARGDTAGALLRLEEARRVDPRDARLRAAEGALKAALEPSGP
- a CDS encoding FHA domain-containing protein: MLKLIIEDDEGRKTVVPFVRDEITIGRQEGNTIRLTERNVSRRHARLVRLNGHVVLEDLGSYNGTRINGERVAGQLPLKEGDLIQIGDYDLALQVEGAANAAAPTGAITAKVPASRRPEPEEEDDRGGPAPRDTMVDGEDEAEDPDEEDGDEPGHTPVSAEARRNATSIIRMDQMEADRPRRVERVPEDEQPRLLVLAPAEFKGQEYDCNRTELRIGRTSENDVALDHRSLSRTHAKIVREETGEWRVIDMQSANGLTVNGESYAQATLAHGDVIEMGHVKLRFVGPGSLADDIAAQERGGSKKMWVAAVIAFLSIGAGAALFVVKGQDLLPKPPDAPPPVVAADPQPPTETPPTTKPPETVAANPPATPEKAPEPPAVDTKVLEDDFNTALAAAEFDKARTALTSLQQAKGYPASKTTSLQKRLDSEDKARQQLDTAEAALQNTQATEAATALKGFSSKIDSFNSRYETLKKQVDEAQRAAAVEAPGKTVQAKSEYMKGKTAADVERDKVEIQKEVNRLNKESATRGALEIAEDCARIAPKVPECHLMLGVLYAKLGDTAKSEQHYEKFLTLCPPDHKHRARVVEILSNRSTKGDGTAAVPQAPNPPASSNGE
- a CDS encoding response regulator gives rise to the protein MQIRILVVDDEQDNCDYLKLVLTREGYEVVTTTDPTQTVDILRGSDFHLVILDMMMPQMSGTEVLELIRKYDTDIAVIVATAYPTVDTAVASLKAQASDYVKKPMEPEQFTAAVRNALQKKGLSQDPEADLHRAIGRTIRDARKTQELTLKQLARRTGLSVSLLSQIERAESSASISSLYKIASALQLRMGELFGDT
- a CDS encoding enoyl-CoA hydratase/isomerase family protein, with amino-acid sequence MEPTLEVEDREGGVRVLTVSNPSRRNALNDALLARLDAALEPAGHVRALLVRGQGGHFCAGYDLTHLGPPGADGRLPDDPLVACLLKLERHPAPSVALVQGGAVGAGFDLAASCDFRVGAGDAFFLMPPARLGIVYSPEGLARAVRLVGLSRAKQLFLTARRLPAAEALAWGLLDECPEDAEARALALCATLAAGAPKAVSGMKEAFGLLARSGLSPEDVAHLRQVRGEAFGSEDAKEGRAAFLEKRAPRFNGR
- a CDS encoding acetyl-CoA carboxylase biotin carboxyl carrier protein subunit, which produces MADVAAHITGTVWKIEVKVGDTVESGTTLVILESMKMEMPVEAEEGGTVKEIRCKEAQAVNEGDVLVVLG
- a CDS encoding acetyl-CoA carboxylase biotin carboxylase subunit; protein product: MFQKLLIANRGEIARRIGAVARGMGVKTVAVYSDADVNLPFVKEADEAVRIGPAPAKDSYLSIPAILEAAKKTGAQAVHPGYGFLSENGEFAQACADAGLVFVGPPPEAMARMKDKSQARKLVSAAGVPVVPGSDGVLPDVQSALEAAERIGYPVLCKAASGGGGIGMAAAKDPAELEKVYRQCTDRAKAAFGREGVYLERYFPAPRHIEVQILGDTHGHLIHGLERECSIQRRHQKVVEEAPSVLFANGRNAALADTLFTAAVTAAKTFGYANAGTVEFLYSDGQVYFIEMNARLQVEHPVTELTTGLDLIGWQLRIASGEKLTVKQEDVKRKGAALEFRIYAEDPVKYFPSPGPLKVFQPPTGEGVRLDSGYAEGDVVTPNYDPMIAKLIISGATRDEAIARAVKALESFRIEGIKTNIPLHLRILKDPAFSAGELDTHFLDSHAKP
- the ftsZ gene encoding cell division protein FtsZ gives rise to the protein MDQFEQNKQAAKIRVVGAGGAGCNAVNTMILSKLDRVDFIAANTDVQALAASKAPTRLQLGQALTKGLGAGANPEMGREAALESRDQIAAVLEGADMVFVTAGMGGGTGTGAAPIIADIAKSLGCLTVGVVTKPFLFEGNKRRKQAEQGIVELKAAVDTLITIPNQRLLSLSNEPMPLLETFKRADEVLLNAVQGISDLIQYHGYINVDFADVKTIMSDKGLALMGTGHACGDRRAITAMQQAISSPLLEDVSIDGATGLLINITGGRDMTLQEVNEALTLVHDAADGEAEIIFGSLIDEQIQDEVKITIIATGFVHRDAPKARPMAQVVQVPLVGRPSTPPLALSSPREEVASLVPAKSTPRPTMSTVETPKSSMQSARTAVVKDAALPLDEDQFDIPTFLRRQGQTELP